A section of the Paralichthys olivaceus isolate ysfri-2021 chromosome 16, ASM2471397v2, whole genome shotgun sequence genome encodes:
- the ptger4c gene encoding prostaglandin E receptor 4 (subtype EP4) c has protein sequence MINDSLVFGELDANVSEPLQPSLSLSHNHSSLQLESKSLVTSATMFAVGVLGNLIAIAVLCISKKEQKETTFYTLVCGMAITDLLGTCFTSPVVIATYVANRWPGGALLCHFFSFSMLFFGSAGMSILCAMAVERYLAINHAYFYSQHIDRTMARFALLVTYLANIILCIMPSFGFGQHVRHFPGTWCFLDWRAMDPLGACYSFLYGGVMLVLIAVTVLCNLAVCRSLVGMNQRTGIVRTESCDQGGSRRLFPRLPTVTSAAEIQMFWLLIFMTIVFLVCSIPLVVRIFVNQLYDPAYISAGGKPDYRSDLLAIRFASFNPILDPWVYILCRKNLLLKGCEGLKRTVAHVRDGRRGNMGWVEGQHSPPSLNSNDTSYASLRTASYRNDLEQQASIKIQSFTDFAMRQAWEYDTARVNFHPFSVESTTILGCDEEVEADLQQEAKSSPGRSSTQPLSEHVRRVDIVTCTFSTPSSCQSQECL, from the exons ATGATCAACGACTCTCTTGTGTTTGGAGAACTGGACGCTAATGTTTCTGAGCCGCTGcagccttctctctctctaagccACAACCACAGTTCGCTCCAGCTCGAGTCCAAGTCTCTGGTCACCTCAGCCACGATGTTCGCAGTGGGGGTGCTGGGGAACCTCATCGCCATAGCCGTGCTGTGCATCTCCAAAAAGGAACAGAAGGAAACCACTTTCTACACCCTGGTCTGCGGGATGGCCATCACGGACCTGTTGGGCACATGCTTCACCAGCCCGGTGGTGATCGCCACATATGTCGCCAACCGCTGGCCTGGAGGAGCGCTGCTCTGccacttcttctccttctccatgCTCTTCTTCGGGTCCGCAGGTATGTCCATCCTGTGCGCCATGGCCGTGGAGCGATACCTGGCCATAAACCATGCGTATTTCTACTCCCAGCACATAGACCGGACGATGGCGCGTTTTGCGCTCCTGGTCACCTACCTCGCTAACATTATCTTGTGCATTATGCCCAGTTTTGGCTTCGGGCAGCACGTCAGACACTTTCCCGGGACTTGGTGTTTTCTGGATTGGAGGGCGATGGATCCACTGGGAGCCTGCTACTCCTTCCTGTATGGCGGCGTGATGCTGGTGCTGATAGCAGTGACAGTGTTGTGTAACTTGGCCGTGTGCAGGTCGCTTGTGGGGATGAACCAGAGGACGGGGATAGTCCGGACGGAGTCGTGTGATCAAGGAGGTTCACGTCGCCTCTTCCCCCGGCTGCCTACGGTCACCTCGGCGGCGGAGATCCAAATGTTCTGGCTGCTGATCTTCATGACCATCGTTTTCCTGGTCTGCTCCATCCCTTTAGTG GTGCGAATCTTCGTCAACCAGCTGTATGACCCTGCCTATATTTCTGCTGGGGGGAAGCCTGATTACCGCAGCGACTTGCTGGCGATCCGCTTCGCTTCATTCAACCCCATATTAGACCCCTGGGTTTACATTCTGTGCCGGAAAAACCTGTTGCTAAAGGGCTGCGAGGGGTTGAAGAGGACGGTGGCGCACGTCAGGGATGGTCGCAGAGGCAACATGGGCTGGGTAGAAGGTCAACACTCCCCACCGTCTTTAAACAGCAACGACACCAGTTACGCGTCATTACGCACAGCCAGCTACAGGAACGACTTGGAGCAGCAGGCGTCCATCAAGATTCAGTCCTTCACAGACTTTGCAATGAGACAAGCGTGGGAGTACGACACCGCCCGGGTCAACTTTCACCCGTTCAGCGTGGAGTCGACCACCATCCTCGGGTGTGATGAGGAAGTAGAGGCTGATCTCCAACAGGAGGCCAAGTCGTCTCCAGGACGCAGCTCGACACAGCCGCTCTCTGAGCACGTCAGGAGAGTAGACATTGTCACATGCACGTTCAGCACACCGAGCTCCTGTCAGTCACAGGAATGTCTCTGA